Proteins from a single region of Pseudopedobacter saltans DSM 12145:
- a CDS encoding phosphoenolpyruvate carboxylase, whose amino-acid sequence MFTFEPRLDSKETVFKNEVKTKFDLYNSLFLTLPFYQVKNTGLALPYFFTHCEKGIINEQSPEDIIESFFKKQVGVSDQKEITDLLFRFIQYIERQVVLFDAVEDAAYSKIRVDSETSLDGLMNNALQNEDLYKKIQDCLREFKLRLVLTAHPTQFYPGPILSIMTDLTEAIKINDVNSINLLLKQLGKTPFFNKQKPTPVDEALSLNWFLENILYQTASDVHNKIEEVFKLNLGNHSLIELGFWPGGDRDGNPYVTADTTKQVSAALRETLFRCYYKDFGRLKRRITFIGTEQHLVKLESILYANAYNNCNNGTNGNIKEELLEILRKVKEVLINNHDGLFTELVDDFIWKVKLFGCHFASLDIRQDSRVLRNLFKECITSEELKGQVPENYFELTEEEKIKALPLSQADFTNYKSFNSLSQDSLDVIRLIKELQENNGKRACHRFIISNCQKASDILQLQQLFLWSGWKPEELDIDFVPLFETIDDLKNAYGVMDILYSHKIYKKHLDRRRSRQVIMLGFSDSTKDGGYLMANYSIYYAKSTLTDISRKHNIDLAFFDGRGGPPARGGGKTHKFYASFGRDIANKQIQITVQGQTISSYYGTFESSTNNMEQLIHAGIDSALERQDTDTMNAEEKALFSDLADVSYDYFMNLREHPLFLKFMENQSPLKMLSQINIGSRPVKRNGNSELKLEDLRAISFVTSWSQVKMNIPGFYGVGTALKSIKEKGNWDKIKALYKEVGFFKTVIDNCMMSMSKADFRLTQYLAKDKTYGEFWQQLKNEYDLTKELILELSDTNTLMEKNPIDKMSISLREKIVLPLVIIQRYAIIKCTSPDVSEQEKEIYNKLAMRTIYGIINAARNSA is encoded by the coding sequence ATGTTTACATTCGAGCCAAGATTAGATTCAAAGGAAACAGTTTTTAAAAACGAAGTTAAAACAAAGTTTGACCTTTATAATAGCTTGTTTCTAACCCTACCTTTTTATCAAGTTAAAAATACCGGTTTGGCTTTGCCATATTTCTTTACGCACTGTGAAAAAGGTATTATAAACGAGCAAAGTCCAGAGGATATTATAGAGTCTTTTTTTAAGAAGCAAGTAGGTGTTTCAGATCAAAAGGAGATAACCGACCTTCTTTTTCGCTTTATACAATATATAGAGAGACAAGTTGTATTATTTGATGCTGTGGAAGATGCTGCCTATTCTAAAATCAGAGTAGATAGCGAAACTTCATTAGACGGCCTTATGAATAATGCCTTACAAAACGAAGATCTTTACAAAAAGATTCAGGATTGTTTAAGAGAATTTAAATTGAGATTGGTTTTAACTGCGCATCCAACCCAGTTTTATCCGGGACCAATTTTAAGTATCATGACAGATTTGACTGAGGCAATTAAAATTAACGATGTCAATTCAATTAATCTCTTATTAAAGCAGTTAGGAAAAACACCTTTCTTCAATAAGCAGAAACCTACACCAGTTGATGAAGCTTTAAGTTTAAACTGGTTTTTAGAAAATATTCTATATCAAACCGCTTCAGACGTCCACAATAAAATCGAAGAAGTTTTTAAACTGAATTTAGGTAATCACAGTTTAATTGAACTTGGTTTCTGGCCAGGAGGAGATAGAGATGGAAATCCGTATGTAACAGCAGATACAACAAAACAAGTATCAGCTGCACTAAGAGAAACTCTATTCAGATGTTATTATAAAGATTTTGGAAGATTAAAGCGTAGAATTACATTCATTGGTACCGAGCAGCATTTGGTAAAACTGGAGTCGATATTGTATGCAAACGCATATAATAACTGTAATAATGGTACCAATGGCAATATAAAAGAAGAATTACTGGAAATTCTAAGAAAAGTTAAAGAGGTACTTATTAATAACCACGACGGGCTTTTCACAGAACTAGTAGACGACTTTATCTGGAAGGTTAAACTTTTCGGTTGCCATTTTGCTTCTTTAGATATTCGTCAGGATAGCAGAGTTTTGCGTAACTTATTTAAAGAATGTATTACGTCCGAAGAATTAAAAGGACAAGTTCCGGAAAACTACTTTGAGCTAACTGAGGAAGAAAAAATCAAAGCTCTTCCTTTATCTCAAGCTGATTTTACAAACTATAAGTCCTTTAACTCGTTAAGTCAGGATTCTTTAGATGTTATCAGGCTAATTAAAGAACTGCAAGAGAACAATGGCAAGAGAGCTTGCCACAGATTTATCATTAGTAATTGCCAAAAAGCATCTGATATTCTTCAGTTACAACAATTATTTCTTTGGAGTGGCTGGAAACCTGAAGAATTAGATATAGACTTCGTTCCATTATTTGAGACTATCGACGACTTAAAAAATGCTTATGGAGTTATGGATATTCTATATTCGCATAAAATTTATAAAAAGCATCTTGACCGCAGAAGAAGCAGACAGGTAATTATGCTTGGTTTTTCGGATAGTACGAAGGATGGAGGTTATTTAATGGCTAATTACTCCATTTATTATGCGAAATCTACGCTAACGGATATTTCTCGCAAGCATAATATAGATTTGGCTTTTTTCGACGGGAGAGGGGGGCCGCCTGCTCGTGGTGGTGGTAAAACACATAAATTTTATGCATCTTTTGGAAGAGACATCGCTAATAAACAAATTCAGATAACTGTACAAGGACAAACAATCAGTTCTTATTATGGAACGTTTGAAAGCTCTACAAATAATATGGAGCAATTAATTCATGCAGGTATCGATTCTGCCTTGGAAAGACAAGATACAGATACGATGAATGCAGAAGAAAAAGCCCTGTTTTCTGATTTAGCTGATGTTAGCTATGATTACTTCATGAATTTAAGAGAACATCCTTTGTTTCTGAAATTTATGGAAAATCAAAGCCCGTTAAAAATGCTTTCTCAAATTAATATTGGTAGCAGGCCGGTTAAGAGAAATGGTAATTCGGAACTTAAATTAGAAGACTTAAGAGCGATTAGTTTTGTAACTTCGTGGAGTCAGGTAAAAATGAACATTCCTGGATTTTATGGTGTTGGTACTGCTCTTAAAAGCATAAAAGAAAAAGGAAACTGGGATAAAATTAAAGCGCTTTATAAAGAAGTTGGTTTCTTTAAAACTGTGATAGACAATTGTATGATGTCTATGAGCAAAGCGGACTTTAGATTGACTCAATACCTTGCAAAAGATAAAACGTATGGTGAGTTTTGGCAACAGTTAAAAAACGAATACGATTTAACCAAAGAATTAATATTAGAGCTTTCTGACACAAATACGCTAATGGAGAAGAATCCGATAGACAAGATGTCTATCTCTTTAAGAGAGAAAATCGTACTTCCATTAGTAATTATTCAGCGTTATGCAATTATAAAATGTACTTCTCCTGATGTTTCTGAACAGGAAAAAGAGATTTACAATAAATTAGCAATGAGAACAATTTACGGAATTATTAATGCTGCAAGGAACTCTGCATAA
- a CDS encoding tetratricopeptide repeat protein: protein MKKVILGAVIFSVISGAAFAQKSEITSAKNNYALFELSLQTKATLKKQLEPLNLAKTSIDKAIMNEKTKSLPEAWAYRGLIYSAIAVTDTIDRTNSDAAFKNAQESITEAKKLDKDNKEKTNIANAERNLSIVMQNRGISAFNKKDFKDAYNSFKYIADVMPEDSTYNMYTAMAASSAQLPDEAIKYYNKTITLNKKNAGLYQELSRLYLSKSDTTKALKTIEEGRTQHPENLNLIFDELNIYLNRGQVASQISKIETAISKDPKNKTLHFVAGIAYNANKQADKAEAAYKKALEIDPNYSDAIYNLSILYIDKGNAYITEANKLPTNKSTEAKYNSLKAKFEGELRNALPLLEKARELNPKDLNTLTTLREVYTKLNMMDKAAQMKKAISEL, encoded by the coding sequence ATGAAAAAGGTAATATTAGGAGCTGTAATATTCAGCGTGATTTCCGGAGCTGCTTTTGCTCAGAAATCTGAAATTACTTCAGCTAAAAACAACTATGCTTTGTTTGAGCTTAGTTTACAAACTAAAGCTACATTAAAAAAGCAACTGGAGCCGTTAAATTTAGCAAAAACGTCAATTGACAAGGCTATTATGAATGAAAAGACAAAGTCTCTTCCTGAAGCATGGGCTTACAGAGGACTTATCTATTCGGCAATAGCTGTAACAGATACAATCGATAGAACAAATTCTGATGCTGCTTTTAAAAATGCGCAGGAATCCATTACAGAAGCTAAAAAGTTAGACAAAGACAACAAAGAAAAAACTAACATCGCTAATGCTGAAAGGAACTTGTCGATAGTTATGCAAAACAGAGGAATTTCTGCTTTCAACAAAAAAGACTTTAAAGATGCCTATAATTCTTTTAAGTATATCGCAGATGTAATGCCTGAAGATTCTACATACAATATGTACACAGCTATGGCAGCAAGTAGTGCGCAATTACCAGATGAAGCTATTAAGTACTATAATAAAACTATAACTCTAAATAAAAAGAACGCTGGTTTATATCAGGAGTTAAGCAGATTATACTTAAGCAAATCGGACACTACTAAAGCTTTAAAGACAATAGAGGAAGGTAGAACTCAACACCCGGAAAATCTTAATTTAATCTTTGATGAGCTTAATATTTATTTGAATCGAGGACAAGTAGCATCTCAGATTAGCAAAATTGAGACAGCAATAAGCAAAGATCCGAAAAACAAAACTTTACATTTTGTTGCGGGTATAGCTTACAATGCGAATAAGCAAGCAGATAAAGCTGAAGCTGCTTACAAAAAGGCACTTGAAATTGACCCTAATTATTCAGATGCTATTTACAATCTTTCTATTCTTTACATTGATAAAGGAAATGCTTATATCACTGAAGCTAATAAATTACCTACAAACAAAAGCACCGAAGCAAAATATAATAGTTTAAAAGCTAAATTTGAAGGCGAATTAAGAAACGCATTACCACTTTTAGAAAAAGCAAGAGAATTAAATCCTAAAGATTTAAATACGTTGACAACCTTACGTGAAGTTTATACGAAATTGAATATGATGGATAAAGCTGCGCAAATGAAAAAAGCGATAAGCGAATTATAA
- the gyrA gene encoding DNA gyrase subunit A: protein MAEETDNQSENIEDRIIPINIEEEMKSAYIDYSMSVIVSRALPDVRDGLKPVHRRVLYGMQGLGLQSNKPHKKSARVVGEVLGKYHPHGDSSVYDTMVRMAQPWSLRYMLIDGQGNFGSIDGDGAAAMRYTEARLRKIAEEMLIDINKDTVDFRLNFDDSLEEPTVLPARIPNLLVNGSSGIAVGMATNIAPHNLSEVIDATIAYIDDKEIAIQDLMKHVKAPDFPTGGIIYGYEGVREAFETGRGRIVMRAKAEIESQSNEREKIIVTEIPYQVNKAQMIERTAELVNEKKIEGISEIRDESDRDGLRIVYEIKRDANAAIVLNNLYKYTALQTSFSVNNIALVHGRPMLLNLKDMIVHFVDHRHEVVVRRTKFELAEAEKRAHILEGLLIALDHLDEVISLIRNSSTPDEAREGLMSKFGLSDIQARAILDMTLRRLTGLERDKIKEEYADLMKQIEYLKSVLADESLRMSIIKEELVEVKEAYGDERRTEIVHSAAELMTEDFIEDENVVITISHEGYIKRTPLTEYRTQGRGGKGAIGSNSRDEDFIEHIFVASNHNYLLFFTDQGKCYWLRVFEIPEGSRTSKGRAIQNIINIDKEEKIKAYIKVVNLKDQEYLENNFIIMCTKKGTIKKTTLEAYSRPRSNGINAININEGDELLEASLTTGNSEIVMALRSGRAIRFNESTVRPMGRTATGVRGISLAHDKDEVVGMISIDSPESTVLVVSEKGYGKRTDIEDYRVTNRGGKGVKTINITDKTGQLVAIKSVTDNDDLMIINRSGIVIRIAMDTLRVMGRATQGVRLITLKESDEIASVTKTEREEETEENQENENLSSESNEGGENLNSNSEEKNNEENQG from the coding sequence ATGGCTGAAGAAACAGATAATCAGAGTGAAAACATTGAAGACAGAATAATTCCTATTAATATAGAAGAGGAAATGAAGTCTGCTTATATCGATTATTCGATGTCAGTAATTGTTTCCAGGGCATTACCTGATGTTAGAGACGGATTAAAACCAGTTCACAGAAGGGTGTTGTACGGAATGCAAGGTTTAGGACTTCAAAGCAATAAACCCCATAAAAAGTCTGCCCGTGTTGTTGGAGAGGTGTTAGGTAAGTATCACCCACATGGAGATTCTTCCGTTTACGACACAATGGTTCGTATGGCTCAACCTTGGTCTTTACGTTATATGTTAATAGATGGCCAGGGAAACTTTGGATCTATTGACGGTGACGGTGCAGCTGCAATGCGTTATACCGAAGCAAGATTGAGAAAAATTGCAGAGGAAATGTTAATTGATATCAATAAGGATACCGTTGACTTTCGTCTAAACTTTGACGACTCTTTAGAGGAACCAACAGTTCTGCCTGCGAGAATACCAAATTTGCTGGTAAATGGTTCATCGGGTATTGCAGTAGGTATGGCAACCAATATAGCTCCACATAATTTAAGTGAAGTTATTGACGCTACAATTGCATATATCGACGATAAAGAAATTGCAATTCAGGATTTGATGAAACACGTCAAAGCGCCTGATTTTCCTACCGGAGGTATTATTTATGGCTATGAAGGTGTAAGAGAAGCTTTTGAGACAGGTAGGGGAAGAATAGTGATGAGAGCTAAAGCGGAGATTGAATCTCAATCAAATGAAAGAGAAAAAATCATCGTGACTGAGATTCCTTATCAGGTTAACAAGGCTCAGATGATTGAAAGAACTGCTGAACTTGTTAACGAAAAGAAAATCGAAGGTATCTCTGAAATCAGAGATGAATCTGATAGAGATGGATTGCGTATCGTTTACGAAATAAAGCGTGATGCTAATGCTGCTATCGTCCTTAATAACTTATATAAATATACAGCACTTCAAACTTCTTTCAGTGTAAATAATATTGCCTTGGTTCACGGGCGTCCGATGCTATTGAATCTGAAAGATATGATTGTACATTTCGTAGATCATAGACATGAGGTTGTAGTAAGAAGAACCAAGTTCGAATTAGCTGAAGCAGAGAAAAGAGCTCATATATTAGAAGGCTTACTAATCGCTTTAGATCATTTAGACGAAGTGATCTCCTTAATCAGAAATTCGTCTACACCAGACGAAGCAAGAGAAGGATTGATGAGCAAATTTGGATTATCTGATATCCAGGCGAGAGCAATCCTTGATATGACGCTTCGTCGTTTAACAGGACTTGAAAGAGATAAGATTAAAGAAGAATATGCTGATTTGATGAAACAAATAGAATACTTAAAGAGCGTTTTAGCAGACGAGTCTTTAAGAATGTCTATCATCAAAGAAGAATTGGTAGAGGTTAAGGAAGCATATGGAGACGAAAGAAGAACAGAAATTGTTCACTCTGCAGCCGAACTGATGACGGAAGATTTCATCGAAGATGAGAATGTAGTTATTACAATTTCTCATGAGGGATACATCAAACGTACACCTTTAACAGAATATCGTACACAGGGAAGAGGTGGTAAAGGCGCAATTGGATCCAATTCCAGGGACGAGGACTTTATCGAACATATTTTCGTAGCCTCCAATCATAATTATCTGTTATTCTTTACAGATCAAGGTAAATGTTACTGGTTAAGGGTATTCGAAATTCCGGAAGGAAGCAGAACCAGCAAAGGTAGAGCTATTCAGAATATCATTAATATCGACAAAGAGGAAAAGATAAAAGCTTATATCAAAGTTGTTAATCTAAAGGACCAGGAGTACCTGGAGAATAACTTTATTATTATGTGTACTAAGAAAGGTACCATTAAGAAAACTACTTTGGAAGCTTATAGCCGTCCTCGTTCTAACGGAATCAATGCAATCAATATCAACGAAGGTGACGAACTTTTAGAAGCAAGCTTAACAACAGGAAATTCTGAAATTGTAATGGCTTTACGTTCTGGAAGAGCGATTAGATTTAACGAATCTACAGTAAGACCAATGGGGAGAACTGCAACCGGAGTTAGAGGTATTTCCCTTGCTCACGATAAGGATGAGGTTGTTGGTATGATTAGTATTGACTCTCCGGAAAGTACAGTTCTGGTTGTATCAGAAAAAGGATATGGAAAACGTACTGATATAGAAGATTACCGTGTAACAAACAGAGGTGGTAAAGGAGTTAAAACAATCAATATCACAGATAAAACAGGTCAGTTGGTTGCTATTAAGAGCGTAACTGATAATGATGATTTGATGATTATTAACAGATCAGGAATTGTAATTAGAATTGCTATGGATACACTTCGTGTGATGGGAAGAGCGACTCAGGGTGTAAGATTAATTACATTAAAAGAATCTGATGAGATAGCTTCTGTTACCAAAACTGAAAGAGAGGAAGAAACTGAAGAAAATCAGGAAAATGAAAATTTATCTTCTGAAAGTAATGAAGGAGGAGAGAATTTAAACTCCAATTCGGAAGAAAAAAACAACGAAGAAAACCAAGGTTAA
- a CDS encoding 7-carboxy-7-deazaguanine synthase QueE, with translation MKNNIPEDGSMLPLMEEFYTIQGEGFNTGKAAYFIRLGGCDVGCHWCDVKESWDAELHPLTSADKIVENAEKYPGKAVVITGGEPLLYNLDYLTAKLKEKGILTFIETSGAYPISGSWDWVCLSPKKFKSPSPNIAQHADELKIIVFNKSDFEWAEAHARTVGDKCKLYLQPEWSKSQDMLPLIIEYVKENPKWEISLQTHKYLNIP, from the coding sequence TTGAAAAATAACATACCAGAAGACGGTTCTATGCTTCCTTTAATGGAAGAATTCTATACAATTCAAGGCGAAGGATTTAACACAGGTAAAGCAGCTTATTTTATACGACTTGGGGGCTGCGATGTAGGCTGCCATTGGTGTGATGTCAAAGAATCCTGGGATGCAGAGTTACATCCTTTAACTTCTGCAGATAAAATTGTTGAAAATGCAGAAAAATATCCTGGGAAAGCAGTTGTTATTACCGGAGGCGAACCCTTGCTTTACAATTTGGATTATCTAACAGCTAAGTTAAAAGAAAAAGGAATTCTTACTTTTATTGAAACCTCCGGGGCTTATCCGATATCTGGTAGCTGGGATTGGGTTTGTTTATCCCCGAAAAAATTTAAATCCCCCAGTCCGAATATAGCTCAACATGCTGATGAGCTAAAAATAATCGTTTTTAATAAGAGTGATTTTGAATGGGCCGAGGCTCACGCAAGAACCGTTGGCGACAAATGCAAACTGTATCTTCAGCCAGAATGGTCTAAGTCTCAGGATATGTTGCCGTTAATTATAGAGTATGTAAAGGAGAATCCAAAATGGGAAATTTCTTTACAAACACATAAGTACTTGAATATTCCTTAG
- a CDS encoding OmpA family protein codes for MRTFLICLYLSLCSIIGLCQEQYTVKNKSAIKLYEKARSVLELNEFDIAEKDLATALKADPNFLEAYLLLGDIYRIKQDFLKSKESYRKAFSINPTFGIDRYFYLAETELKSGDYQQAINNFNIYKEKGNPSPEKLRLAEKQIKDCYFALDAIKNPVSFNPVNLGANINTADHEYMASLTTDGETIIFTRQINNNEDFYKSVKKNGEWQVSQYLSENINTPRYNEGAQCISPDGRFLFFTGCNRPDGMGRCDIYVSEKEGDNWSKPVNLGAPINTGGWESQPSLSADGRTLYFVSDRPGGLGSYDIWASKLDDDAKWQKPINLGPTINTPFDEQSPFIHPDNETLYFSSNGWPGLGNKDLFISRKDESGNWKIPANLGFPINSYGEETGLSISSDGTKAFFSSNNYKGLGGFDIYAFDLPQNLRPKPVNYVKGHVFDAITKKGLNALVEIAELNSGNSLYASYADRIDGSFLAVLPNNKKYSLNVFENGYLFYTENFSTERYPDDKPIRLEIPLNKIKVGNKVILKNIFFDTNKYDIKDDSKSELAILIDFLNENKTVNIEIQGHTDNIGDDKANFVLSENRAKSVLKYLVNEGIDSKRLRYKGFGETAPIDSNDNIIGRANNRRTEFLIIAM; via the coding sequence ATGAGAACATTTCTAATCTGCTTGTATCTTTCATTATGTTCTATTATAGGATTATGTCAGGAGCAATATACAGTAAAAAACAAATCAGCTATTAAGCTTTACGAAAAAGCGCGATCTGTTTTAGAACTTAATGAATTTGACATTGCGGAGAAAGATCTTGCTACTGCCTTAAAGGCAGACCCAAACTTCTTAGAGGCTTACCTGTTATTAGGCGATATCTATCGAATAAAACAGGATTTTCTAAAATCTAAAGAAAGTTATAGAAAAGCATTCTCCATTAATCCCACCTTTGGTATAGACCGTTATTTTTATCTGGCTGAGACGGAATTAAAATCCGGTGACTATCAACAAGCCATCAATAATTTCAATATTTATAAAGAAAAAGGGAATCCAAGTCCTGAGAAATTGCGTCTAGCAGAAAAACAGATTAAAGATTGTTATTTCGCTCTGGATGCTATAAAAAATCCTGTTTCTTTCAACCCGGTAAACCTAGGCGCTAATATTAACACTGCGGATCATGAATATATGGCTTCGTTAACTACAGATGGGGAAACTATAATTTTTACCCGGCAGATCAATAATAATGAAGACTTTTATAAATCTGTTAAAAAAAATGGTGAATGGCAGGTTTCGCAGTATCTGAGCGAAAACATTAATACCCCACGTTATAACGAAGGTGCTCAATGTATTTCTCCAGACGGACGTTTTTTATTTTTCACAGGTTGTAATCGTCCAGATGGAATGGGCAGATGCGATATCTATGTTTCCGAAAAAGAAGGTGATAATTGGAGCAAACCGGTCAACTTGGGAGCCCCAATAAATACTGGCGGTTGGGAATCTCAACCTTCATTATCTGCGGACGGCAGAACTTTGTATTTTGTAAGCGACAGACCAGGAGGCTTAGGAAGTTATGATATTTGGGCGAGTAAGCTTGATGATGACGCTAAATGGCAGAAACCCATCAATCTAGGGCCAACTATAAATACCCCTTTTGATGAGCAGTCTCCTTTCATTCATCCAGACAATGAAACCTTATATTTCTCTTCAAACGGATGGCCAGGTCTTGGTAATAAAGATCTTTTTATTTCAAGAAAAGATGAATCTGGAAATTGGAAAATCCCGGCAAATTTAGGTTTCCCTATTAACAGCTATGGTGAAGAAACAGGGCTTAGCATTAGTTCGGACGGGACTAAAGCTTTCTTTTCTTCAAATAATTATAAAGGGTTGGGCGGATTTGATATTTATGCTTTTGACCTACCACAAAATCTTAGGCCAAAACCTGTTAATTATGTAAAAGGGCATGTTTTCGATGCGATAACTAAAAAGGGATTAAATGCACTAGTGGAAATTGCAGAATTAAATTCTGGAAATAGTTTATACGCATCGTACGCTGATAGAATTGATGGAAGTTTTTTGGCTGTATTGCCTAACAATAAAAAATATTCCTTAAATGTATTTGAAAATGGATATCTATTTTACACAGAAAATTTTTCAACGGAAAGATATCCGGATGATAAACCTATAAGGCTGGAAATACCTCTTAATAAAATAAAAGTTGGCAATAAAGTAATACTTAAAAATATCTTTTTTGATACGAATAAATACGACATTAAGGATGACTCAAAATCGGAATTAGCTATTTTGATTGATTTTCTTAATGAGAATAAAACTGTTAACATAGAAATACAAGGGCATACTGATAACATTGGAGATGACAAAGCTAACTTTGTATTATCTGAAAACAGAGCGAAATCTGTCTTAAAATATTTAGTTAACGAGGGAATTGATTCAAAAAGATTACGATACAAAGGCTTTGGTGAAACTGCCCCTATAGATTCAAATGACAATATTATTGGAAGAGCCAATAACAGGCGTACAGAGTTTTTAATAATAGCTATGTAA